One Mangifera indica cultivar Alphonso chromosome 4, CATAS_Mindica_2.1, whole genome shotgun sequence genomic region harbors:
- the LOC123213674 gene encoding uncharacterized protein LOC123213674, producing the protein MDNRFRFIFTALGCSIRAFREYCRPVICIDGAFLKGRYWGTLFVAVGKDGNNQIYPLAFSMGGKEETMTWTPFLRALHGCISDIPDLAIISDRHHAIIHSVREVFPNAHHGWCNHHIKGNMRSKYKQTKHIDGLFWRAAKAYRIPDFEDAMRIINEENPSTGAYLQGIDYRRWARAYVPGIRYNIMTTNIAESFNALARHARKLPVMMLLEFLRSTIQKWFYSRRTMSEASTNKLSPWAEEKIAGDILKSANMVVKPINMHRYEVHGVAQSIVIVDLCVQECSCKKFQLSHIPCTHVVAVARFQNLFDCYQWVSKYYSTEYWQAVYRESVEPLGDPSEWLRPENLPTIQPPLMQNRRSGRPSEQRRRPSQGEEMFRMCNLRRIDSTV; encoded by the exons ATGGATAATCGGTTTCGTTTTATCTTTACGGCCTTAGGTTGCTCAATTAGAGCATTTCGAGAATATTGTCGtcctgttatttgtattgatggagCTTTTTTAAAAGGACGTTATTGGGGTACACTGTTTGTTGCTGTGGGTAAAGatggaaacaaccaaatttatccTTTGGCTTTTAGTATGGGGGGAAAGGAAGAAACAATGACTTGGACCCCTTTTCTGAGAGCGTTACATGGGTGTATAAGTGATATTCCAGATTTGGCCATCATTTCGGATAGACATCATGCTATCATTCACTCCGTGCGAGAAGTATTTCCAAATGCACACCACGGTTGGTGTAACCATcatataaaaggtaatatgCGAAGCAAgtataaacaaacaaagcaTATAGATGGGTTGTTTTGGCGAGCAGCGAAAGCTTATCGAATACCAGATTTTGAGGATGCAATGCGAattattaatgaagaaaatccTTCAACAGGTGCATATTTACAGGGTATAGACTATAGACGTTGGGCCCGTGCTTATGTCCCAGGTAttcgatataatataatgacaacaaATATTGCTGAATCGTTTAATGCCTTAGCACGACACGCACGAAAATTACCGGTTATGATGCTACTTGAGTTTTTGCGTTCCACCATTCAGAAATGGTTTTACTCTCGGCGCACTATGTCag AGGCTTCTACAAATAAACTCAGTCCGTGGGCTGAGGAGAAAATAGCAGGTGATATCCTAAAATCAGCTAACATGGTTGTCAAACCAATAAATATGCACCGATATGAAGTCCACGGTGTGGCCCAATCGATCGTTATAGTGGATCTATGTGTGCAGGAGTGTAGctgtaagaaatttcaattgtcaCATATTCCGTGTACACACGTTGTAGCCGTGGCCAGGTTTCAGAATCTTTTTGATTGTTATCAATGGGTTAGTAAATATTATTCAACCGAATATTGGCAAGCAGTATATAGAGAGAGTGTTGAACCACTAGGAGATCCTTCTGAATGGTTACGTCCGGAGAATCTTCCCACGATCCAGCCACCTCTAATGCAGAATCGACGTTCAGGTCGACCATCGGAACAAAGAAGGAGACCATCGCAGGGGGAGGAA ATGTTTAGGATGTGCAATTTGAGGAGAATAGACAGTACAGTGTAA